Proteins encoded in a region of the Leptolyngbya subtilissima AS-A7 genome:
- a CDS encoding non-ribosomal peptide synthetase, whose product MTNWAIADFISHLNHLDIKLSLEPDPAVSPHPFRLRCNAPEGTLTPTLRQELTDHKAELITYLQTNPNIQEPQSKNSLPSTLPPIHPPTHPPSHSSTPAPLSFAQQRLWFLYQLAPHNPFYNVPAAICLTGTLDRSALERSLQEIVRRHGALRTRFTTVDGQPVQVVEPNANVELAVVNLQSVALGERDRIRQQLATAEAQRPFNLTTDSLLRVTLLHFDAAESVLLLTMHHIVADGWSLGVLIRELGYFYTAFVEQRLPTLPPLPIQYADFARWQLNWLQGEILEKQLSYWRQQLQDLPVLELPSDRPRPAVQTYRGATYPLHISPTLSQALETFSQQSGASLFMTLLAAFQTLLYRYTGQEDIAIGSPIANRHRSEVEGLIGFFVNSLVMRSDLSGNPTFRELLEQVRQVALGAYEHQDLPFEKLVEELDPDRDLSRNPLFQVAFALQNAPVQSLELPALTLEPAPLESASTRFDLEVHLWEPAHGLKSVWRSQDGLSGFISYSTDLFDRNRIARLVGHFQTLLEGIVANPDARLSGLPLLTPEEYQQILYDWSFGRSPLAPLDKGESRSAAEVSHQGELGKEPDPYFHHIVEAHAEQAPNAIVLVTESQTLTYQELDCKADQLAETLRQMGVQPNSLVGLCVDRSADVVIGILGILKAGAAYVPLDPTYPSDRLQFILDDTQVSILLTQSWLTESLPATSATIVCLDQPLCPHPPTPSPNQGEGEKEDSLKLEETPPGRSPLSRHWERGPGGEGSSDLAYVIYTSGSTGTPKGVLLSHRGLCNVVQAQQQLFQPTRTSRVLQFSSLSFDASIFEIALALGSGGTLYIPPKAAQLPGIALIQFLQENAITHALITPAVLAVLPPGELPDLQVLVTGGEACSSQVIDRWAVNRRFFNAYGPTETTIWATVAELHPGDNPLTIGRPVLNTQVYVLDAHLNPVPAGIPGELYIGGTGVAQGYLNRPELTAERFINVECLGLRAELKSTFSTANKQHPTLYKTGDRVLYNRDGTIQFLGRVDHQIKIRGFRVELGEIETTIQRHSAIQDAVVIPSAASSLIAYFSLDPQYLQEASVRSLQTQHLQQWQTLYNQTYQSPESPHPPTPSSQPFDITGWNSSYTGEPIPLEQMQEWVGDRVQQILALKPKRVLEIGCGTGLLLFQIAPHCQKYVGTDFSAVSLASVQHQLDSLNLSHVELLQRMATNFEGIDLGTFDVVILNSVVQYFPDETYLMQVLKKAIEAVAEGGALFVGDVRNLPLLSAFHSWMKFVQAEASMERSQLRHQVERSQFEEPELAIDPAFFYALQEQFAQVQQVHIRLTRGRSQNEMTQFRYNVLLRMGQFREVSLRHETQPATAIKASKGAQLNWKHQPVTVQEIQQQLLATEPEILTITNVANSRVSAAVATAHWLQNKKAPKTVGRMRELLQDAANSAIDPQDWWSLETILPYTVEITWSASSETGDYDVALIRHGVDVADIALRPRERSPQPFTNYPLQANVARHLVPELRQHLSQTLPDYMVPAAFVPLATLPLNSSGKVDRRALPPLDLTHSSDSPAASAPQTSTETALIEIWQELLQLKQVNRHDNFFELGGHSLLATQMTSRIRDTFELELPLKNVFAAPTIAQLAPILDALRNTTPSTPPLVRLDRTAYRRKSSTLLNQPAQATSVPPQPEAPALNTVTPSPTSPLVPLALGGSSPPFFCVHPMFGVVFPYMELAHHLKSERSFYGLQPLGLDGKSQPLNRMEAIAAYYIQAIQTLQPHGPYYIGGWSFGGLVAYEMAQQLTQAGETVELLAILDTTAPCTKPSLCQSFKFLVKTALRSTLPFLLDFSALATHRLQAKPWFSRWQWSAITRLIPEESRLRLLNESAINAMLPIVYANSQATNDYVPQPYSHAIALFKAADQSDANQPDETLGWSELVKDIQLHEVPGNHLSLLKQPHVQVLAQQLRRYLT is encoded by the coding sequence ATGACCAACTGGGCGATCGCTGACTTTATTTCTCACCTCAACCACCTAGATATCAAGCTCTCCCTCGAACCCGACCCCGCTGTTTCTCCCCACCCATTCCGACTCCGCTGCAACGCCCCCGAAGGTACCCTCACCCCCACCCTCCGTCAAGAACTCACCGACCACAAAGCTGAACTCATCACCTACCTACAAACGAACCCAAATATCCAAGAACCGCAGTCAAAAAATAGTCTCCCATCCACCCTCCCACCCATCCACCCTCCCACTCATCCACCCTCCCACTCATCTACTCCCGCTCCCCTCTCCTTCGCCCAACAGCGACTCTGGTTCCTCTACCAGCTCGCCCCTCACAACCCCTTCTACAACGTACCTGCCGCCATTTGCCTAACGGGAACGCTTGATCGCTCGGCATTAGAGCGATCGCTTCAGGAAATTGTGCGCCGCCATGGTGCCCTGCGCACCCGATTTACAACCGTGGATGGGCAACCTGTTCAAGTCGTCGAACCCAACGCCAATGTCGAACTTGCTGTGGTGAATTTACAGTCGGTTGCGCTTGGTGAACGCGATCGCATTCGGCAACAATTGGCGACGGCTGAGGCCCAACGCCCATTTAACCTGACGACCGATTCTCTGTTGCGCGTGACATTGCTGCACTTCGATGCAGCAGAATCAGTGTTGTTGCTAACCATGCATCACATTGTTGCCGATGGGTGGTCTTTGGGGGTATTGATTCGAGAATTGGGATATTTCTATACGGCATTTGTAGAGCAGCGATTGCCGACTCTCCCTCCCTTGCCAATTCAGTATGCTGACTTTGCGCGCTGGCAACTCAATTGGTTGCAGGGAGAGATCTTAGAGAAACAACTGAGCTATTGGCGACAACAATTACAAGATTTACCCGTACTGGAACTGCCCAGCGATCGCCCTCGTCCTGCTGTTCAAACCTATCGAGGCGCGACCTATCCTTTACATATTTCCCCTACCCTTTCCCAAGCATTAGAGACGTTCAGCCAGCAGTCTGGAGCGTCTCTTTTCATGACCCTGCTGGCAGCGTTTCAAACCTTGCTTTACCGATACACAGGGCAAGAAGATATCGCGATCGGGTCACCCATTGCCAACCGTCATCGCAGTGAGGTAGAGGGGCTAATTGGCTTTTTTGTGAACAGTTTGGTGATGCGATCGGATTTGTCGGGTAACCCAACCTTTCGCGAATTGCTGGAGCAGGTTCGTCAGGTTGCTCTGGGAGCATATGAGCATCAAGACTTACCCTTTGAGAAACTGGTTGAAGAATTAGACCCCGATCGCGATCTGAGCCGCAATCCCTTGTTTCAGGTTGCTTTTGCTCTACAAAATGCCCCTGTGCAATCCTTAGAGTTACCAGCATTGACGCTAGAACCTGCCCCCCTAGAGTCTGCTAGCACTCGCTTTGATCTAGAGGTTCACCTGTGGGAACCTGCCCACGGATTGAAAAGTGTGTGGCGATCGCAAGACGGTTTGAGCGGCTTCATTTCCTACAGCACTGATCTATTCGATCGCAACAGAATCGCTCGTCTGGTGGGTCATTTTCAAACGCTGCTAGAAGGAATTGTCGCGAATCCCGATGCCCGGTTGTCAGGCCTGCCGTTGCTCACGCCCGAGGAATATCAACAGATTTTGTATGACTGGAGCTTTGGGAGATCCCCTCTAGCTCCCCTTGATAAGGGGGAGAGCAGAAGTGCAGCTGAAGTTTCTCATCAGGGAGAACTCGGCAAGGAGCCAGATCCCTACTTTCATCACATTGTTGAAGCCCACGCAGAACAAGCTCCAAACGCGATCGTTCTTGTCACCGAATCTCAAACCCTTACTTATCAGGAACTTGATTGCAAGGCCGATCAACTAGCAGAAACTTTGAGGCAAATGGGAGTGCAGCCCAATTCGCTAGTGGGGTTGTGTGTCGATCGCTCTGCCGATGTGGTAATTGGCATTCTCGGCATTCTCAAAGCGGGAGCAGCCTATGTGCCGCTTGACCCGACTTATCCGAGCGATCGCCTCCAGTTCATTCTTGATGACACGCAAGTTTCCATCCTGCTCACACAATCCTGGCTTACCGAATCCTTACCCGCAACTTCGGCAACCATTGTTTGCTTAGATCAGCCATTGTGCCCTCATCCCCCAACCCCTTCTCCTAATCAGGGAGAAGGGGAGAAAGAGGATAGCCTGAAGCTAGAAGAAACTCCTCCAGGTCGGTCCCCCCTCTCCCGCCACTGGGAGAGGGGGCCAGGGGGTGAAGGATCTTCCGATCTGGCCTACGTTATCTATACCTCTGGTTCTACGGGCACCCCCAAAGGAGTTTTGCTCTCTCATCGGGGCTTGTGTAACGTTGTACAGGCTCAACAACAGCTCTTTCAACCCACTCGCACTAGCCGAGTTTTGCAGTTTAGCTCTCTCAGCTTTGATGCATCTATTTTCGAGATTGCCCTTGCCCTCGGTTCTGGCGGCACGCTTTATATTCCTCCCAAAGCTGCCCAATTGCCGGGTATAGCCCTAATACAATTTCTGCAAGAGAATGCCATCACTCACGCCCTAATCACGCCAGCCGTACTCGCCGTTTTGCCCCCTGGGGAACTGCCTGACCTTCAGGTGTTGGTCACTGGGGGAGAAGCCTGCTCTAGCCAGGTGATCGATCGCTGGGCTGTCAACCGCCGCTTCTTCAACGCCTATGGACCCACCGAAACTACGATCTGGGCAACGGTTGCCGAACTTCATCCTGGCGACAATCCTCTGACGATTGGTCGCCCTGTTCTCAATACTCAGGTCTATGTTCTGGATGCCCACTTAAATCCCGTTCCGGCAGGCATTCCAGGGGAGTTGTACATCGGCGGGACAGGGGTGGCCCAGGGATATCTCAATCGCCCGGAGTTGACGGCGGAAAGGTTTATCAATGTGGAGTGTTTAGGGCTGAGAGCCGAGTTAAAAAGCACCTTCTCTACAGCCAATAAACAGCACCCAACCCTTTACAAAACTGGTGATCGCGTCCTTTACAACCGCGACGGCACCATCCAGTTTCTCGGTCGAGTCGATCATCAGATCAAGATCCGAGGTTTCCGGGTCGAGTTGGGTGAAATTGAAACAACGATACAGCGTCATTCTGCTATTCAAGATGCTGTTGTCATCCCCTCCGCTGCCTCGTCTCTGATTGCCTACTTCAGCCTTGATCCTCAGTATCTGCAAGAAGCGAGTGTGCGATCGCTTCAAACTCAACATCTGCAACAGTGGCAAACCCTCTACAACCAAACCTACCAATCACCAGAATCCCCTCATCCTCCAACTCCCAGCTCCCAACCCTTCGATATTACCGGCTGGAACAGCAGCTATACCGGAGAGCCCATTCCGCTGGAGCAGATGCAGGAATGGGTAGGCGATCGCGTTCAGCAAATTCTGGCACTGAAACCTAAACGCGTTTTGGAAATTGGGTGCGGTACAGGATTGCTGCTGTTTCAAATTGCGCCGCACTGTCAAAAGTATGTAGGCACAGACTTTTCGGCTGTCTCCCTGGCATCAGTTCAACATCAACTAGACTCGCTCAATCTCTCCCATGTCGAGCTGTTGCAGCGCATGGCAACCAACTTTGAAGGGATTGATCTAGGGACATTCGACGTCGTGATTCTAAATTCGGTTGTGCAGTATTTTCCCGATGAGACCTACTTGATGCAGGTCTTGAAAAAAGCGATTGAAGCTGTTGCGGAGGGCGGTGCCTTATTTGTTGGAGATGTGCGAAACCTACCTTTGTTATCGGCATTCCACAGCTGGATGAAATTTGTTCAGGCAGAGGCCAGCATGGAGCGATCGCAGCTTCGGCATCAAGTTGAGCGATCGCAGTTTGAAGAGCCAGAACTGGCCATTGATCCGGCATTTTTTTACGCGCTGCAAGAGCAATTTGCCCAAGTTCAGCAGGTTCACATTCGCCTAACCCGAGGGCGCAGTCAAAATGAAATGACTCAGTTCCGCTACAACGTTTTGCTGCGAATGGGGCAATTCCGAGAGGTTAGCTTGAGGCATGAGACGCAACCTGCAACCGCTATCAAAGCAAGCAAAGGGGCGCAACTCAATTGGAAGCATCAGCCAGTGACCGTCCAAGAGATTCAGCAACAACTCCTGGCCACCGAACCAGAAATCCTCACCATTACGAATGTGGCCAACAGCCGAGTGAGTGCTGCTGTTGCAACAGCGCACTGGCTCCAGAACAAGAAAGCGCCCAAAACCGTGGGCCGCATGCGCGAGCTATTGCAAGACGCTGCCAACTCAGCGATCGATCCGCAGGACTGGTGGAGTTTAGAAACAATATTGCCCTACACGGTGGAGATTACCTGGTCAGCATCGTCTGAGACTGGAGATTATGATGTGGCGTTAATTCGTCACGGGGTTGATGTAGCAGATATTGCACTACGGCCCAGGGAGCGATCGCCCCAGCCGTTCACCAACTATCCACTTCAGGCGAATGTCGCTCGGCACCTTGTGCCTGAGCTGCGGCAACATCTCAGCCAGACCTTACCCGACTACATGGTTCCTGCCGCCTTTGTGCCGTTAGCCACCCTGCCGTTAAATTCCAGTGGTAAGGTCGATCGGCGTGCTCTGCCCCCGCTTGACCTTACCCACAGCAGCGATTCACCTGCGGCAAGCGCCCCCCAAACCTCAACCGAGACCGCTCTCATTGAGATCTGGCAAGAACTCTTACAGCTCAAGCAGGTCAACCGTCACGACAACTTTTTTGAGTTAGGTGGGCATTCCCTACTCGCGACCCAAATGACCTCTCGCATCCGCGACACCTTTGAGTTAGAACTCCCGCTCAAGAACGTTTTTGCCGCTCCCACCATTGCCCAATTAGCGCCCATTCTAGACGCGTTGCGCAATACTACCCCGAGCACGCCTCCCCTCGTTCGGCTCGATCGCACCGCTTACCGACGCAAATCCTCGACTTTGCTAAACCAGCCGGCTCAGGCTACTTCCGTTCCTCCCCAACCGGAAGCGCCAGCACTCAACACAGTCACCCCATCCCCTACTTCGCCGCTGGTTCCCCTGGCTTTGGGCGGCAGCAGTCCTCCCTTCTTCTGTGTGCATCCTATGTTTGGGGTCGTATTCCCCTATATGGAACTGGCTCATCACCTGAAAAGCGAGCGCAGTTTCTATGGGTTACAACCCCTCGGGTTAGACGGCAAATCTCAGCCCCTAAACCGAATGGAGGCAATCGCGGCCTATTACATTCAAGCCATTCAAACCCTGCAACCTCATGGGCCTTATTACATAGGAGGTTGGTCTTTTGGGGGATTGGTTGCCTATGAGATGGCGCAACAACTCACTCAAGCAGGCGAAACAGTTGAACTGTTGGCAATTCTCGATACTACGGCTCCCTGCACCAAACCCTCTCTTTGTCAGAGCTTTAAGTTTCTAGTGAAAACTGCCCTCCGGTCTACCCTGCCATTTTTGCTAGACTTTAGCGCTCTAGCAACCCACCGCCTACAAGCTAAACCGTGGTTTTCTCGCTGGCAATGGTCAGCCATCACCCGATTAATTCCTGAAGAGTCTCGATTGCGTCTATTAAATGAATCCGCCATCAACGCCATGCTGCCCATTGTCTATGCGAATAGTCAGGCGACCAACGATTATGTGCCTCAGCCTTACTCTCACGCGATCGCACTATTTAAGGCAGCAGACCAATCAGATGCTAATCAACCTGATGAAACATTGGGCTGGAGTGAATTAGTGAAGGACATTCAACTGCACGAAGTCCCCGGCAACCATTTATCGTTGCTAAAACAACCTCATGTGCAAGTTCTGGCGCAACAACTCAGACGTTATCTAACCTAG
- a CDS encoding Uma2 family endonuclease: MVQAQSQLKTFSDFLAYAQEVEGYYELTNGELVEMPPESYDNLRRALKLYDVLKALVNAAQVCPQGLAIAVPGQPKNRYPDLTVLRPEHPEQMHELGQAAITLEMAPPLMVVEVVSPGAENHRRDYLEKRNQYEWRGIGEYWILDPVVGRVTVLSLTPQGYSEATFEGEAVVESPTFPDWAMTAESMLTVG; encoded by the coding sequence GTGGTACAAGCCCAATCCCAGCTCAAAACCTTTAGCGACTTTCTCGCCTACGCCCAAGAGGTCGAAGGCTACTACGAACTCACTAACGGAGAACTGGTTGAAATGCCGCCAGAGTCTTACGACAACTTGCGTCGTGCCCTAAAGCTTTACGACGTATTGAAAGCGCTGGTAAATGCTGCTCAAGTTTGTCCTCAAGGTTTGGCTATAGCTGTGCCGGGGCAGCCCAAAAATCGGTATCCTGATCTAACAGTGTTACGCCCTGAGCATCCTGAGCAGATGCACGAACTGGGGCAGGCCGCCATTACGTTAGAAATGGCTCCTCCTTTGATGGTTGTAGAGGTGGTCAGCCCAGGGGCGGAAAATCATCGCCGCGACTATTTAGAGAAGCGCAACCAGTACGAGTGGCGCGGCATTGGTGAATATTGGATTCTCGACCCTGTGGTGGGCCGGGTGACCGTTCTGAGTTTGACTCCACAGGGCTATAGCGAGGCCACATTTGAGGGAGAAGCTGTGGTTGAATCACCTACATTTCCCGACTGGGCAATGACCGCTGAGTCTATGCTGACGGTGGGTTAG